A single window of Ictalurus punctatus breed USDA103 chromosome 27, Coco_2.0, whole genome shotgun sequence DNA harbors:
- the rfx7a gene encoding DNA-binding protein RFX7 isoform X5, giving the protein MHAFSWIRNHLEEHADTSLPKQEVFDEYKSYCDNLGYHALSAADFGKIMKNVFPNMKARRLGMRGKSKYCYSGLRKKPFIHMPSLPNLDVHKAGDGCEGFEPTGQNSSGEDEIRSAACDLVCEWAQKVLSRQFVSVEDLARFLLNSHYISTKSVAALTVMTGSPSGAPMSVQSSAFMPTTDAHSFQPQVKTLTSPSIDAKQQLQRKIQKKQQEQKLHSPLPTEAQGRRAEGVTTPCASTGIPCGSPALLSPQPTIGIVVATVSSPVTVQRSRQLMSPSPVPVATVESKVLPVNFQVVTQSVQPVNRCPKTPQNVPASPVGDRTARHRYAQILPKPATTSTITLRSPPALLITKSSIKTVIPTPKNSSVNFMKMTAISLGPSNSTTSTAATTARPASAGVTSRSDDLQPVTRVRSGSIAAMPLTLSKPGQTTTKPAVNIKLDVVDAVVRAREAQSGTTGGGMQVEGVFKPRAASVPTPLAKISAELDRQSGNKFNGQMLPNESNLAAGSNNNPIESTLYQDIANQSTSSAPTTSINTFMTPPKDAELASPSPRKRQGLHPDSGLTPVKKIYISEGSEDAKLARKIAVKNVSRSDTPEESELYSAAGKVMMKLTSSAPTRILTFSDSPVGNTGFQTVCSSQNILQGQWEGSSSNVKNITAGTTAVSAPCQDYQVRNTSFQTFNRPQSVSQGLWEGSSSNTNSKPIVTRTVSAPGQALIQQHANKNTQAMQVGMEQSSSSAVCELNAVLWNNEQQDGNQQQIYSHQGTVKNKQMSTSVMEPPVMTRPIATGQLVQMTTDMVEHVSSQPHVGYFPFNDDDMTQDSIVEELVQMEEQMKMNSSMPNFDGCEDMALQCQQAALQNSMMSSHQASTSCYNLANTSSTPIHTPTHSAEMIGMGQGLTRESPCSHFAPTTPVDSALGSSCQTPIGTPHSNCSSGIPPSPVECRNPFAFTPINSNITSYRDGSTISSSPVKPMQRPMATHPDKAKLDWMNNNYNSTSSNSNSGISILPNYQNLVDNQFRKPHAFAIPGQTYPSPVRHHDMHISRLTPISPVQQQVASMANLNKQEGFAVPAPLDNKTSSSSSGSFRCRSVSPAVRQRNLSGTPNPNVRRYVASPFNSPVTPEVLNIFANSKANTSISSMVQRSQSVPVNVMMQTEVLPMQAGGQKSNTKNITNVLLNKMDGDGENVLRGLGMNNMPSSYTARMNLSQILETTAASSFHASANHQAMISPGSSAYRFTKPAYLMKNNGGDQISFSAREAPRQSVSKENKQLSEEQQNQALMVQPQQDLQQHQHQQSFLFNTTDKDLLDEDSLNAISQLPGQATEFGTGGSEFPGDMQLTSELSSSMNDLNTLDANLLFDPAAGQQQVQYEEPTLEELKNDPIFQQICNETVNSAGFDWLESKDQTTVEMLG; this is encoded by the exons ATGCACGCGTTCAGCTGGATTCGGAATCACCTGGAGGAGCACGCAGACACCTCGCTTCCCAAACAGGAAGTCTTCGATGAGTACAA GAGCTACTGTGACAATCTGGGCTACCACGCTCTCAGTGCCGCCGACTTCGGAAAGATCATGAAGAACGTTTTTCCCAACATGAAGGCGCGCCGGCTCGGCATGAGGGGCAAATCCAA GTATTGCTATAGTGGCCTGAGAAAGAAACCGTTCATTCACATGCCATCTCTTCCAAATCTGGATGTACACAAAGCAGGAGATGGG TGTGAAGGGTTTGAACCTACTGGGCAGAACTCCAGCGGGGAGGATGAGATTCGCTCTGCTGCCTGTGATCTGGTGTGCGAGTGGGCTCAGAAAGTGCTGAGTCGTCAGTTTGTTAGTGTGGAGGACCTGGCACGCTTCCTTCTGAACAGCCACTACATAAGCACCAAGTCTGTTGCTGCTCTCACCGTGATGACAGGATCTCCTTCCG GAGCCCCAATGTCTGTTCAGTCATCTGCGTTCATGCCCACAACTGATGCCCACTCGTTCCAGCCTCAGGTCAAAACACTGACATCCCCTTCCATTGATGCCAAGCAGCAGCTCCAGAGAAAGATCCAGAAGAAGCAGCAGGAACAGAAACTTCACTCCCCACTTCCTACTGAAGCTCAGGGcaggagagcagaaggggtcactACTCCATGTGCAAGCACAGGAATCCCATGTGGAAGCCCTGCTCTACTTTCACCACAGCCCACCATCGGCATCGTGGTAGCCACAGTTTCTAGCCCAGTTACG GTTCAAAGAAGCAGGCAGTTGATGTCTCCCAGCCCAGTTCCTGTGGCAACAGTGGAAAGCAAGGTGCTCCCTGTCAATTTTCAGGTGGTTACACAATCAGTTCAGCCTGTGAACCGATGTCCAAAGACTCCTCAGAATGTCCCTGCAAGTCCTGTTGGTGATCGTACCGCTCGCCATCGCTACGCCCAAATCCTGCCTAAACCGGCTACAACTAGCACAATCACGCTACGTTCACCTCCTGCGCTCCTTATCACCAAAAGTTCCATCAAAACTGTCATACCGACACCCAAGAACAGCTCTGTCAACTTTATGAAAATGACAGCCATATCTCTGGGGCCcagcaacagcaccaccagcacTGCTGCCACCACAGCTAGGCCTGCGTCTGCAGGAGTCACCAGCCGTAGTGATGATCTCCAGCCTGTTACACGTGTCCGTAGCGGCTCAATTGCTGCAATGCCATTGACACTATCAAAGCCAGGACAAACAACCACAAAACCAGCGGTCAACATCAAGTTGGATGTTGTTGATGCTGTAGTGCGAGCAAGAGAAGCTCAGAGTGGGACAACTGGTGGGGGTATGCAAGTAGAAGGAGTATTCAAACCCAGAGCTGCAAGTGTGCCTACACCTCTAGCGAAAATCTCTGCGGAATTGGACAGGCAATCGGGGAACAAATTTAATGGTCAGATGCTCCCTAATGAAAGCAATTTGGCTGCTGGCAGCAATAATAATCCCATTGAAAGCACTTTGTATCAGGACATAGCCAATCAGAGTACCAGTAGTGCTCCAACAACAAGTATTAACACATTTATGACACCACCCAAGGATGCAGAGTTGGCATCTCCAAGCCCTCGCAAAAGGCAAGGCTTACACCCAGATTCCGGCCTGACACCTGtcaaaaaaatttacatttctgAGGGAAGTGAAGATGCAAAATTGGCTAGGAAAATTGCAGTGAAGAATGTTTCCAGATCAGACACCCCTGAAGAAAGTGAACTTTATTCAGCTGCTGGAAAAGTTATGATGAAGCTTACCTCCAGTGCTCCTACTCGTATCCTTACATTCTCTGATAGTCCAGTTGGAAATACTGGCTTCCAGACTGTCTGCAGTTCTCAAAACATCTTGCAGGGACAATGGGAAGGGTCCTCCTCTAATGTAAAAAATATCACTGCTGGTACCACAGCTGTGAGTGCTCCTTGCCAGGATTATCAGGTCAGGAATACAAGCTTTCAGACCTTTAACAGACCACAGAGTGTTTCCCAAGGACTCTGGGAAGGGTCTTCATCCAATACGAACAGCAAGCCAATAGTTACTCGCACTGTTAGCGCCCCAGGTCAGGCGTTGATACAGCAGCATGCAaacaaaaatacccaagccaTGCAAGTAGGTATGGAGCAGTCTAGCTCCTCTGCAGTATGTGAACTGAATGCTGTGCTTTGGAATAATGAGCAACAAGATGGCAATCAGCAACAAATTTATTCTCACCAGGGGACAGTAAAAAACAAGCAAATGTCCACTTCTGTTATGGAGCCTCCTGTGATGACTCGACCTATTGCCACAGGCCAGCTAGTGCAGATGACTACTGATATGGTGGAACATGTCTCATCTCAGCCCCATGTGGGTTACTTCCcatttaatgatgatgatatgacTCAGGACAGTATAGTAGAGGAGCTAGTTCAGATGGAGGAGCAGATGAAGATGAATAGTTCCATGCCAAACTTTGATGGCTGTGAGGACATGGCACTGCAATGCCAACAGGCTGCCTTGCAGAACAGCATGATGTCCAGTCACCAGGCCAGCACTTCTTGCTACAACTTGGCCAACACTAGTagcacacctatacacaccccCACCCACAGCGCAGAGATGATAGGAATGGGGCAGGGATTGACCCGTGAGAGCCCCTGCTCACATTTTGCCCCCACCACCCCCGTGGACAGTGCTCTGGGAAGCAGCTGTCAAACCCCAATTGGAACACCACACTCAAACTGCAGTAGTGGCATTCCGCCCAGTCCTGTTGAGTGTAGGAACCCATTTGCCTTTACTCCTATCAACTCCAACATCACAAGTTACCGGGACGGCAGCACTATCTCGTCAAGCCCGGTCAAGCCCATGCAAAGACCAATGGCCACCCACCCAGATAAAGCTAAGCTGGACTGGATGAATAATAACTACAATAGCACTAGTAGTAATTCCAACAGTGGAATTAGTATTCTGCCCAACTATCAGAATCTGGTGGATAACCAGTTCAGGAAACCTCATGCTTTTGCCATTCCTGGCCAGACATATCCATCACCAGTCAGGCACCATGACATGCACATAAGTCGCTTGACACCTATTTCACCAGTCCAGCAGCAGGTGGCTAGCATGGCAAACCTTAATAAACAGGAAGGATTTGCTGTTCCAGCCCCACTTGATAACAAAACCAGCAGTTCCTCCTCTGGATCATTCCGCTGCCGCAGTGTCAGTCCAGCAGTCAGGCAGCGCAACCTGAGTGGAACCCCAAATCCCAATGTCCGCCGTTATGTGGCCTCTCCTTTTAATTCACCAGTGACACCGGAAGTGTTGAACATCTTTGCTAATAGTAAAGCAAATACTAGCATTAGTAGTATGGTGCAGAGGAGTCAGTCTGTGCCGGTTAACGTGATGATGCAGACAGAGGTTTTGCCCATGCAAGCTGGTGGGCAGAAAAGCAACACTAAAAACATTACCAATGTCCTGCTCAACAAGATGGATGGTGATGGAGAAAATGTGCTACGTGGACTTGGCATGAACAATATGCCATCCAGTTACACTGCTCGCATGAACCTCTCACAAATCCTGGAAACAACCGCTGCTTCTAGTTTCCATGCCAGTGCCAATCACCAGGCTATGATTTCGCCTGGCTCCTCAGCTTACAGATTTACAAAGCCTGCTTACCTCATGAAGAACAATGGAGGGGATCAAATAAGCTTCTCTGCAAGAGAGGCCCCAAGGCAGTCAGTCTCAAAAGAGAACAAGCAGCTATCTGAAGAGCAGCAGAATCAGGCCTTGATGGTTCAACCACAGCAAGACCTCCAGCAACATCAGCACCAGCAGTCTTTCCTTTTCAATACGACTGATAAAGACCTGTTAGATGAAGACAGCTTGAACGCCATCTCACAGCTTCCAGGCCAGGCGACCGAATTTGGCACTGGAGGTTCAGAGTTTCCTGGTGATATGCAACTGACCTCTGAACTGTCCAGTAGCATGAATGATTTAAACACTTTAGATGCAAACCTTCTCTTTGATCCAGCAGCAGGTCAGcagcaagtgcagtatgaagaACCGACACTGGAGGAACTGAAGAATGACCCGATTTTCCAACAGATTTGCAACGAGACTGTGAATTCTGCTGGATTTGATTGGTTGGAGAGCAAGGACCAGACAACAGTGGAAATGTTGGGTTAA